The genomic region GGATTTACACAGGGGTACTATGGGTTGCCATGGACCGCCGGTTTTTATGCAAAGACTTTTTAATTGGCTCACAGATCATCAATATGATTGGGTTACTAAGGCAAAACGTAATAAAGACTTTATCGAAAAGAAATTGAGAATATTACAGGCCGAGAACGCTTTATCCCTGTAAAGCCTTCAATGCTTATTAAAGAAGTTTTTTCAAACTTCTTATTAGTGGCTAAAGAGTAAAGTAAGTGCTATATCCATACCTAATATTTATATCAAGTTACCCTACCGTTTAGTTGGAAAGCAGGGTAAAGTAGTAACTAAGTATCGTTATACGCCTATTGCAAAGCAGTTGTAGCTACAAGACTCAAAGAAGATACTGAAATGATGAAGGATGAATTTGAGAAAAACAAAGAGGTTGCGGCTACATATCGTGGGGCTTACCTTTTGATTAGTAATAGGGTCGATAATCCTGAAGAAGCTTTAGATGCATATATTAAGCGTTGGAGCATTGAGGTTTTTTTTAGAACTGCAAAACAAGAACTGGGGTTGAATTCTTGCCACTCAACGTCGGAAAGTCATCATTACGCCCATATTGAGCTCATTTTTACAGCAGAAACTTTACTTGTCT from Serpentinicella alkaliphila harbors:
- a CDS encoding transposase; the encoded protein is MMKDEFEKNKEVAATYRGAYLLISNRVDNPEEALDAYIKRWSIEVFFRTAKQELGLNSCHSTSESHHYAHIELIFTAETLLVYARWELNNKGAEEGFTHGEMVRNFFNATYRIVIKAQQCFQTIQVHFDTEVRQFARLIDKFWPKNLLLGWFTVQNSQYMESTA